ATGGGGCTAAAGCCCCACGAGGCGCTTTTCCTCCCCGCGCTAAAGCGACGGGGATTCCAAGCTACCGAAAGTTTTACTTGAAAAGTCCGTTTTTTCCGGGGTTGTGGTTGGATGGGGCGGCGCTGTTGGCTGGTGACAGGCAACGGGTGCTGTCTGTGGTAAACTCACAGATACAGTCGGCGGAGCATGAAAGATTTGTACGGCAATTGTCAGACCAACGTTAAATCGCTCGTTTCCTAGATCTGGATCGGCTACATATAGCGAATTAAGGCCAGCATACAAAATCATGAGAATGTGCCTATGGGGACGCAAACCGCACAAAAACAGCTTTATTCGGTCGAAGAATACCTCGATCTGGAAAATAGTACCAACGAACGCCACGAATATATTCATGGATCGGTTATTCCCATGGCTGGGGGTTCCCCAAGACACAACAAAATCAAAGTCAATTTCATCATTGCCCTTGGGGTTGCCCTCAAAGATACGTCTTATCAAGTTTTTGATAGCGACCAGCGGCTATGGATTCCAGCAAATCGTACCTTTACCTATCCAGATGTGGTTGTCGTTCGAGAACCGATTCTGACGGCTGACAACGACGCCACTGCCATTACCAACCCAACACTCATTATCGAAGTTCTTTTCGAGGCGACTCGCAATTACGATCGCAGCCAGAAATTTGTTACCTACCGGGGAATTCCCAGCTTTCAAGAATATCTCCTCGTCGAACAAAATAGCGTTCAAATCGAACAATACGCGAAACAAGACGATCGCCACTGGCTGCTAGCGATTCACGACGATCTCAATGCTACACTTCCTTTGGCTTCTATTCCGGTTGAAATCGCGATCGCCGATTTGTATCATCGAGTTCGGTTTTGATTTTTCTCTGGGTTCGCGGTCAAAAGGTGGAACAATTGACGATTTAGCGCTTGGATGGGAGTTGTGGTGGGATAGGGCGGCGCTTTTGGCTGGTGACAGGCGACGGGTGCTGTCTGTGGTAAGATCGGGGATGCGTTCGGAGGGATAAAGAATTGGAAGAAGCGATCGCTCGTTTCCTAAGTTTGGGTATGCTGGAAATAGGGAGTTAAGGCCGGCATTGGGGTCATTTTATGGCTAAGTTACATCCAGAGGAACAGAAAAAGGTTAACCGACAAAAGCGACTGCAAAAGCTTAGGATGGTGGTTATGGCCTTTGCTTTTACCTTTACCTTTGGCAGTCCTTTTGTGAGAATGTTTTGGCAGTCTTTTGAAGAACCCACACAAGCCGAAGTTGCCCAACAAGAAGCAAAGGAAAAACAGCAAGACATTCAGGAAAAAATCAAAGGATATCAACTTGTTTTGGAAAGAGAGCCAGAAAACCGCAACGCTTTGGAAGGCTTGGCAGAAGCCTATATAAAAATGGGAAAATTTGAAGCTGCAGTGAAACCTTTGCAAAAACTCGTGGAACTTTATCCACAACAAGAAAAATACCAGCAAAAGCTCTCTCTTGTTAAAGGTAAGGAAAAACAAGCTCAGTAGAGATGGATTATATCAAACTCTTCGACTACAATTTATCTACCACCGTAGTTAGCTAGGGAAAAAGCCAATGTTTACAACTCAATTATTATTCAGAAATTTAGAAACTGTTCTAGATAGTGATATTTTTCTCGCATCATATCCTCGTTCTGGTAATACCTGGTTCAGGCGGCTACTAGCCGATGTCATTCTACAGGTTAATGGCTTTCATACTGAAACGGATTTACCCATTCCGTTTCAGCGAATTATTCCTGATATATACGAAGATGATATCAATCAAATAGACAATCGTATAGATATTCCTTTTCGGATAATAAAAACTCATGAGTTCTACAGCAGAATATATAAAAAAATAATATATCTATTTCGCGATCCTCTAGATACTTTGTACTCGTACTATCGCTTTCATTTAAGGTACCCTTCTATCAGGGAAAAAGTACCAGAAAATCCAGATATTTTTTGCACAAAAAAAATTGATGAATGGTGCAAACATCTTGAAAGCTATATCCAAGCAAAATCGGAACTTACAGATTCTGTTTTGTTTGTAACTTATGAAGATATGCACCAAAAACCTATTAAAACTTTAAACAAGATTTTTTCTTTTTTAGAAATTGATGTCCCTTCTGATATGCTCGAAAAAGCCGCTCAAAATCAAGCTTTTATTCAGGTCCGTTCTAAAGAAGAACTTGGCAATTATTCTGAATATCTATGTCGTAAAGGTGAAATTGGTGATTCTAAAAAGAATCTTTCTATTGACACGATTGAGTTTTTAGAAAAAAGAACAAACTCCATATATAGTAGAGCATTACTGGCTAATGAGGAAAATAGCACAGAATGTTCAAAAAAAATCCAAGAAGAAATCGAGCAATATCTTAATCAAAAAAGAAGTCACAAACCAAAAATATCTATCATATTGACCCCAAAAATTTCTACAAAAATAATAGAAAACTGTGCCAAAAATACTAACGTAGAACCATATATTGTTACATATAACGGTAGTCAAGAAAGATTTCAAAA
This window of the Geitlerinema sp. PCC 9228 genome carries:
- a CDS encoding Uma2 family endonuclease, producing the protein MGTQTAQKQLYSVEEYLDLENSTNERHEYIHGSVIPMAGGSPRHNKIKVNFIIALGVALKDTSYQVFDSDQRLWIPANRTFTYPDVVVVREPILTADNDATAITNPTLIIEVLFEATRNYDRSQKFVTYRGIPSFQEYLLVEQNSVQIEQYAKQDDRHWLLAIHDDLNATLPLASIPVEIAIADLYHRVRF
- a CDS encoding tetratricopeptide repeat protein, which produces MAKLHPEEQKKVNRQKRLQKLRMVVMAFAFTFTFGSPFVRMFWQSFEEPTQAEVAQQEAKEKQQDIQEKIKGYQLVLEREPENRNALEGLAEAYIKMGKFEAAVKPLQKLVELYPQQEKYQQKLSLVKGKEKQAQ